In Pseudanabaena yagii GIHE-NHR1, the following proteins share a genomic window:
- a CDS encoding HepT-like ribonuclease domain-containing protein: MKAAPDVPWKEIIGMRNILAHNYFEIDLDIVWVVVSDKLPALETAMQDLLSKIDET, encoded by the coding sequence ATGAAAGCGGCTCCTGATGTGCCTTGGAAAGAAATTATTGGAATGCGGAATATTTTGGCGCATAATTATTTTGAGATTGATTTAGATATTGTTTGGGTTGTTGTTTCTGACAAGCTGCCTGCTTTAGAAACTGCGATGCAAGATTTACTTTCTAAAATTGATGAAACCTAG
- a CDS encoding nucleotidyltransferase domain-containing protein, with amino-acid sequence MKSDRLQSLLQELKIQLENLYGDRLASLLLYGSVARGEATDNSDIDVLVVLHDRVLPIQEIRRMADIRLHFLLEFGELVSIMPMSLEEFSDRSASFANNVRREGIAL; translated from the coding sequence ATGAAAAGCGATCGCCTACAATCTCTTTTACAAGAACTAAAGATACAGCTAGAAAATCTGTATGGAGATCGCTTAGCGTCTTTATTGCTATATGGTTCTGTAGCAAGAGGTGAGGCAACAGATAATTCTGATATTGATGTCTTGGTAGTGTTGCATGATCGAGTATTACCAATTCAAGAAATTAGGCGCATGGCAGATATTCGCTTACATTTTTTATTGGAGTTTGGTGAGCTAGTTTCGATTATGCCAATGTCATTAGAAGAATTTAGCGATCGCTCTGCTTCGTTCGCAAATAATGTACGGCGTGAGGGAATTGCATTATGA
- a CDS encoding COR domain-containing protein, with amino-acid sequence MNLKDVFATNLANNRNLEKILSEAQHQLSQLPHIGQTLPKTWVKVRHALENDPRNYISLNEYVQICEDNGFKERKNALQLSEYLHDLGICLHFQDDEMSPLYQTVILKPKWGTDAAYAVLDNPEVIRNFGRFSNKALAQIWSTDEYTGMHSGLLELMKKFQLCYEIPQYKGIYIAPQLLTENQPEYAWDESENLILRYTYDFMPKGLVRQFIVAMHESIEAQNVWRSGVIIHKREYANTRAEVIENYGKREIKIRVSGKNKRDLLTVVTHELDKIHNSYKRLADKYQKLIPCNCNTCKGSQNPHFYEFANLKRRYENRKYTVECDISYEDVNVLSLIDDIGERSMLYEWFEDEDKRLDRNPSNSTSVSIYVNQKQEQTMSNSETTLNFHDSVGQVVTGDQTIAGDNIGIQNNNYSANLSQAAKEIKELLDQLSEEYNPNTEKGQNLIKDEAVKVIKDNPKLQERILKALKEGSVTALEEAINHPVAKILISTTKGFLEG; translated from the coding sequence GTGAATCTTAAAGATGTTTTTGCCACCAATCTCGCAAATAACCGCAATTTAGAAAAAATCCTGAGCGAAGCCCAACATCAACTCAGCCAGCTCCCCCACATCGGTCAAACTCTCCCTAAAACATGGGTCAAAGTCCGCCATGCCCTAGAGAACGATCCGCGCAACTACATCAGTCTCAATGAATATGTTCAAATCTGTGAGGACAACGGTTTTAAAGAACGTAAAAATGCATTGCAACTTAGCGAATATCTCCATGACCTCGGCATCTGCCTCCATTTCCAAGACGATGAAATGTCTCCCCTCTATCAAACTGTCATCCTCAAACCCAAATGGGGAACCGATGCCGCCTATGCTGTTCTCGACAACCCCGAAGTAATCCGTAACTTTGGGCGCTTTAGCAACAAAGCCCTTGCCCAAATCTGGAGCACTGACGAATATACAGGAATGCATAGCGGCTTATTGGAACTAATGAAAAAGTTTCAACTCTGCTACGAAATCCCTCAATATAAGGGCATCTACATCGCCCCGCAACTCCTCACCGAGAACCAACCCGAATATGCTTGGGATGAATCCGAAAACCTGATCCTCCGCTATACCTATGACTTCATGCCCAAAGGTCTTGTGCGTCAGTTCATCGTCGCCATGCACGAAAGCATCGAAGCTCAAAATGTCTGGCGTAGCGGTGTAATCATCCATAAGCGCGAATATGCCAACACCCGCGCCGAAGTCATCGAAAACTACGGCAAACGCGAAATCAAGATCCGCGTCTCAGGCAAAAACAAACGCGACCTGTTAACAGTAGTCACCCACGAACTCGACAAAATTCATAATTCGTATAAACGCCTCGCCGACAAATATCAAAAGCTCATCCCCTGCAACTGCAACACCTGTAAAGGCAGTCAAAATCCCCATTTCTACGAATTTGCCAACCTCAAACGCCGCTACGAAAACCGCAAATATACTGTTGAATGTGACATTAGCTATGAAGATGTTAATGTACTAAGCTTAATTGATGATATTGGCGAAAGATCAATGCTATATGAATGGTTTGAAGATGAAGATAAACGATTAGATCGCAACCCATCAAATTCAACATCTGTTAGCATTTACGTCAATCAAAAACAAGAGCAAACTATGAGCAACTCTGAAACCACTTTAAATTTCCACGATTCAGTTGGACAAGTTGTCACAGGCGATCAAACTATTGCAGGTGACAACATTGGCATACAGAATAACAACTATTCTGCCAATCTTTCCCAAGCCGCCAAAGAAATCAAAGAGCTACTTGATCAACTTTCTGAAGAATATAATCCCAATACTGAAAAGGGACAAAATCTCATTAAAGATGAAGCTGTAAAGGTCATCAAAGACAATCCCAAACTTCAAGAGCGAATTTTAAAAGCGCTCAAAGAAGGTAGCGTTACCGCACTCGAAGAAGCAATCAATCATCCTGTTGCTAAAATTTTGATTTCTACAACCAAAGGCTTTCTTGAAGGTTAG
- a CDS encoding CBS domain-containing protein, translating into MDIILCHATADFDTLGAAVGAACLYQGARIVLTGGMQMPVREFLSLHRDEYPLIEMRSVHPEVIRRLILVDTQFPSYLGNAAKWLELPNVEIHVYDHHPTNIKPTFQPTLWCVEAVGSTCTLIIERLQAQAIALTPFEVTALALGLHVDTGSLTFEHTTARDAIALAWLMQQGVNLRVLSTYIDYAMSPPMQEVLSRALAELPAHTETIEGYRIAFWSLHYEQFLMGLSNVVEHLMELIEVDVLMVVAWQVDRISLIGRSRHEFAQLHTLMQRYGGGGHAWAASASLKVVDENFDLVGLIADIKQILRDRLPKIVTAAALMSSPVRTIRPEATIDDAQRVLLRYGHSGLSVVNEQDQLVGVISRRDLDIALHHGFGHAPVKGYMATTVRAIAPDTALSEIQDLMLKWDIGRLPVVDHDNLVGIVTRTDVLRYLHRLTPEPQQIAQVRDRLQVQLQKLLTPRYWDILQQAAKVADALNLQLYLVGGTVRDFLLNLATDDLDLVVDGNHPLVTDGTEPEGWGVKLARSLQAIYPDTKLEIHGKFQTAALTWADGLWIDIATARTEFYPYPAALPEVAASSIQQDLYRRDFTINALALQLNGAQAGQILDFFGGLEDLEHRTIRVLHPNSFIEDPTRIIRAVRFAVRLDFQIDPRTREYAQAASHLVQGYSSKGIWSYQNTRLKQEFHYVLTANYWVQALYQLNELGALHYLHPSLTITPKLIQQLQRVGAWLYHFARFYPEIDRHHLWQVRLELMLTPFPDAVEIAERLHFNQVGLRRLANFSTLSDRLLLAITPELAASEVVRLLEHQSIVEIIMVAAIAPSPIRKVLYRYFRDWNLMKMPLGGAELKLMGYKPSKQYQVMLGALRDRVLDGEIGTLAEAEAFIKQQFPL; encoded by the coding sequence AATTTCCGAGTTACTTAGGCAATGCTGCGAAATGGTTAGAGCTGCCCAATGTCGAAATCCATGTCTATGATCATCATCCTACGAATATCAAACCAACCTTTCAACCGACTTTGTGGTGCGTAGAAGCGGTTGGTTCCACCTGTACTTTAATTATTGAACGTCTACAAGCCCAAGCGATCGCTCTTACACCCTTTGAAGTTACAGCCCTAGCTTTAGGACTGCATGTAGATACTGGTTCTCTGACCTTTGAGCATACAACCGCTAGAGATGCGATCGCTTTAGCATGGTTGATGCAACAGGGCGTGAATTTGAGAGTTCTCTCCACCTATATCGACTATGCAATGTCACCACCGATGCAGGAAGTTCTATCACGCGCATTAGCAGAACTTCCTGCCCATACGGAAACCATTGAAGGCTATCGCATTGCCTTTTGGTCATTGCATTACGAGCAATTTCTTATGGGTCTCTCCAATGTGGTTGAGCATCTCATGGAATTGATCGAAGTTGATGTTTTGATGGTGGTGGCTTGGCAAGTTGATCGGATTAGCTTGATTGGGCGATCGCGTCATGAATTTGCTCAATTACATACACTCATGCAGCGCTATGGCGGTGGTGGTCACGCTTGGGCAGCTTCGGCATCCTTAAAGGTCGTTGATGAGAACTTTGATCTTGTAGGATTAATCGCTGACATCAAACAGATATTGCGCGATCGCCTGCCCAAGATCGTCACCGCCGCAGCACTGATGTCATCGCCCGTGCGGACAATTCGTCCTGAGGCAACGATTGACGATGCTCAGCGTGTGTTGCTGCGCTACGGACATTCAGGACTATCGGTGGTGAATGAACAGGATCAATTGGTGGGGGTAATTTCTCGCCGCGATCTCGATATAGCGCTCCATCATGGGTTTGGTCATGCCCCCGTCAAAGGCTATATGGCAACTACAGTCAGAGCGATCGCCCCTGACACAGCTCTATCGGAAATTCAAGACTTGATGCTGAAGTGGGATATTGGACGCTTGCCCGTGGTCGATCACGACAATCTGGTAGGCATTGTCACCCGCACCGATGTGTTGCGCTATCTCCATCGCCTCACCCCTGAGCCGCAACAAATTGCCCAAGTCCGCGATCGCTTGCAGGTGCAACTCCAAAAATTACTCACACCCCGTTACTGGGATATTTTGCAGCAAGCTGCTAAGGTCGCCGATGCCTTGAATTTGCAGCTATATCTTGTGGGCGGTACGGTACGGGACTTTCTTTTGAATCTCGCCACCGATGATCTCGATTTGGTCGTTGATGGCAATCATCCCCTCGTCACCGATGGCACGGAGCCTGAAGGCTGGGGTGTGAAATTAGCGCGATCGCTACAGGCGATCTATCCTGATACGAAACTGGAAATTCACGGTAAATTCCAAACGGCAGCTCTGACTTGGGCGGATGGTCTGTGGATTGATATTGCTACGGCTCGTACTGAGTTCTATCCCTATCCTGCCGCCTTGCCTGAAGTCGCCGCTAGTTCCATTCAACAGGATCTCTATCGCCGTGATTTTACAATTAATGCCCTTGCCTTACAGCTCAATGGCGCTCAAGCAGGACAGATCCTCGATTTCTTTGGTGGTTTAGAAGATTTAGAACATCGCACCATTCGCGTTTTACATCCCAATAGTTTTATCGAAGATCCGACAAGGATTATTCGCGCCGTCAGATTTGCCGTGCGGTTAGACTTTCAAATCGATCCAAGGACAAGGGAATATGCTCAAGCAGCAAGCCATTTAGTCCAAGGCTATAGTAGCAAGGGGATTTGGTCATATCAAAACACGCGCCTCAAACAGGAATTCCATTATGTGCTCACCGCTAATTACTGGGTGCAAGCCCTCTATCAACTGAATGAATTGGGAGCATTGCATTATTTGCATCCTAGCCTGACGATTACCCCCAAGCTGATCCAGCAATTACAAAGGGTTGGCGCATGGCTGTACCACTTCGCAAGGTTCTATCCTGAAATCGATCGCCATCATCTTTGGCAAGTGCGCCTTGAACTGATGCTGACTCCCTTTCCCGATGCCGTAGAGATTGCCGAGCGCCTACATTTCAATCAAGTGGGCTTGCGTCGTCTCGCCAATTTCTCGACTTTAAGCGATCGCCTGTTGCTAGCAATCACCCCTGAGCTGGCGGCGAGTGAGGTGGTGCGTCTATTAGAGCATCAGAGTATTGTGGAAATAATTATGGTAGCGGCGATCGCTCCTTCACCGATCCGCAAAGTACTATATCGCTATTTCCGTGACTGGAATTTAATGAAGATGCCCCTCGGTGGTGCGGAACTCAAGCTCATGGGCTACAAACCTAGTAAGCAGTATCAAGTCATGCTTGGAGCTTTACGCGATCGGGTGTTAGATGGAGAAATTGGGACACTTGCCGAAGCCGAAGCATTCATCAAGCAACAGTTTCCTCTATAA
- a CDS encoding leucine-rich repeat domain-containing protein: MLRSELEELIEQAAREEWEELDLSGKGIEVLPVTIAKCRNLKRLILGKITERKYYLAGLGLVTERNVLGNPLKTLPPELAELTNLQSLDLSSNSLSEIPDSITRLTNLQSLDLSNNSLSEIPDSITRLTNLQSLYLSSNSLSEIPDSITRLTNLQSLYLSSNSLSEIPDSITRLTNLQSLYLSSNSLSEIPDSITRLTNLQSLYLSSNSLSEIPDSITRLTNLQSLDLSSNSLSEIPDSITRLTNLQSLDLSSNSLSEIPDSITRLTNLQSLYLSSNSLSEIPDSITRLTNLQSLYLSSNSLSEIPDSITRLTNLQSLYLRNNSLSEIPDSITRLTNLQSLYLRNNSLSEIPDSITRLTNLQSLDLSNNSLSEIPDSITRLTNLQSLYLSSNSLSEIPDSITRLTNLQSLDLRNNSLSEIPDSITRLTNLQPLTLETTISARFPTRLRG, translated from the coding sequence ATGTTGCGATCGGAATTAGAAGAACTTATAGAACAGGCTGCGCGGGAGGAGTGGGAAGAACTCGATCTGTCGGGGAAGGGGATTGAGGTATTGCCAGTGACAATTGCTAAGTGCAGAAATTTAAAGCGGTTGATTTTAGGAAAAATTACTGAGAGAAAATATTACTTGGCTGGTTTGGGCTTGGTTACTGAACGAAATGTTTTAGGTAATCCGCTCAAGACTTTACCACCTGAACTTGCAGAATTAACCAATCTCCAATCCCTTGACCTTAGCTCCAACAGTCTCAGCGAGATTCCAGACTCGATTACAAGGTTAACCAATCTCCAATCCCTTGACCTTAGCAACAACAGTCTCAGCGAGATTCCAGACTCGATTACAAGGTTAACCAATCTCCAATCCCTTTACCTTAGCTCCAACAGTCTCAGCGAGATTCCAGACTCGATTACAAGGTTAACCAATCTCCAATCCCTTTACCTTAGCTCCAACAGTCTCAGCGAGATTCCAGACTCGATTACAAGGTTAACCAATCTCCAATCCCTTTACCTTAGCTCCAACAGTCTCAGCGAGATTCCAGACTCGATTACAAGGTTAACCAATCTCCAATCCCTTTACCTTAGCTCCAACAGTCTCAGCGAGATTCCAGACTCGATTACAAGGTTAACCAATCTCCAATCCCTTGACCTTAGCTCCAACAGTCTCAGCGAGATTCCAGACTCGATTACAAGGTTAACCAATCTCCAATCCCTTGACCTTAGCTCCAACAGTCTCAGCGAGATTCCAGACTCGATTACAAGGTTAACCAATCTCCAATCCCTTTACCTTAGCTCCAACAGTCTCAGCGAGATTCCAGACTCGATTACAAGGTTAACCAATCTCCAATCCCTTTACCTTAGCTCCAACAGTCTCAGCGAGATTCCAGACTCGATTACAAGGTTAACCAATCTCCAATCCCTTTACCTTAGAAACAACAGTCTCAGCGAGATTCCAGACTCGATTACAAGGTTAACCAATCTCCAATCCCTTTACCTTAGAAACAACAGTCTCAGCGAGATTCCAGACTCGATTACAAGGTTAACCAATCTCCAATCCCTTGACCTTAGCAACAACAGTCTCAGCGAGATTCCAGACTCGATTACAAGGTTAACCAATCTCCAATCCCTTTACCTTAGCTCCAACAGTCTCAGCGAGATTCCAGACTCGATTACAAGGTTAACCAATCTCCAATCCCTTGACCTTAGAAACAACAGTCTCAGCGAGATTCCAGACTCGATTACAAGGTTAACCAATCTCCAACCCTTGACCTTAGAAACAACCATCTCAGCGCGATTCCCGACTCGATTACGAGGTTAA
- a CDS encoding Tex family protein, with product MQNLEQLIAQELSLRPEQVKNALELFAEGATIPFVARYRKERTGEMNEIQLRDLQDRYSYLTELRDRQAIIIQAIADQGKLTDALKTKIEACTQKTELEDLYLPYRPKRRTRAAIAREKGLEPLAEAIKSYNRPNINNASLIQEATKYLSEQVKTTAEALKGASDILAEEVAENAEYRAYIRDYLTQSGLFVSQIKSTYPVGTTKFEMYRDYQAKVKAIAPHNLLALLRGETEEILTLNLDFDEEHLLHYLESQQIRAKTPAIRDFYQDMLKDAFNRLMKASAIASVITDKKAWADEESIKTFEANLRDLLLAAPAGMKPTLAIDPGFRTGCKTVVISETGKFLEYQTIFPHQAAAQREQAARTLRNLIEKYHIQLIAIGNGTAGRETDSFVMEVIQGLEKAPIKVMVNESGASIYSASPVAIAEFPELDITVRGAISIGRRLQDPLAELVKIDPKSIGVGQYQHDVDQKLLKKKLEETVESCVNFVGVDLNTASKELLTFVSGLSPTVANNIITYRNQNGAFRDRRHLLKVPKLGAKAFEQAAGFLRIRNGDNPLDNTAVHPESYPVVQAIARDLNVPLSEIAQAANKLKKVNLKAYVTDAIGEPTLRDILRELEKPGRDPRAEFKYATFSDAIQKISDLKIGMEIEGIITNVANFGAFVDIGVHQDGLIHISQLADRFVSDPKQIVKVGQVVKVRVLEVNESLKRIGLSMKR from the coding sequence ATGCAGAACCTTGAACAACTGATTGCCCAAGAATTATCACTACGCCCCGAACAGGTCAAAAACGCCCTAGAGCTTTTTGCCGAAGGAGCAACTATTCCCTTCGTGGCTCGTTATCGCAAAGAACGCACAGGGGAAATGAACGAAATTCAACTCAGGGATTTGCAAGATCGTTACAGCTACCTCACCGAACTACGCGATCGCCAAGCAATTATCATTCAAGCGATCGCCGATCAAGGCAAACTAACCGATGCCCTCAAAACCAAAATTGAAGCCTGCACCCAAAAGACAGAACTCGAAGACCTATATTTACCCTATCGACCTAAACGACGTACCAGAGCTGCGATCGCTAGGGAAAAGGGACTAGAACCTCTTGCCGAAGCAATCAAATCCTACAATCGTCCCAATATCAACAACGCCTCATTAATTCAAGAAGCCACCAAATACCTATCCGAACAAGTAAAAACCACTGCCGAAGCTCTCAAGGGTGCATCAGACATTCTGGCGGAAGAAGTTGCCGAAAACGCTGAATATCGAGCCTACATCCGCGATTACTTAACCCAATCAGGACTATTTGTCTCACAGATTAAATCCACATATCCCGTGGGAACCACCAAATTTGAGATGTATCGCGACTATCAAGCCAAAGTCAAAGCGATCGCCCCCCATAACCTCCTTGCCCTACTCCGTGGTGAAACCGAAGAGATCCTCACCCTTAATCTAGATTTTGATGAAGAACATCTATTGCATTATCTAGAGTCACAGCAAATTCGGGCAAAAACTCCCGCGATCAGAGATTTTTATCAAGATATGCTCAAGGATGCCTTTAATCGCCTCATGAAAGCCTCGGCGATCGCCTCAGTAATCACCGACAAAAAGGCTTGGGCAGACGAAGAATCGATTAAAACCTTTGAAGCCAACCTACGGGATTTATTACTAGCGGCTCCCGCAGGCATGAAACCCACCCTCGCGATCGACCCCGGCTTCCGCACAGGTTGCAAAACCGTCGTCATTAGTGAGACAGGGAAATTTCTCGAATATCAAACCATCTTTCCCCATCAAGCCGCCGCTCAAAGAGAACAAGCCGCTCGTACCTTGAGAAATCTCATTGAGAAATATCACATTCAACTAATTGCCATTGGTAATGGTACGGCAGGACGTGAAACCGATAGCTTTGTAATGGAAGTAATCCAAGGGTTAGAGAAAGCACCAATCAAAGTGATGGTGAATGAATCAGGCGCATCGATTTATTCCGCTAGTCCTGTGGCGATCGCTGAATTTCCAGAATTAGATATCACGGTGCGCGGCGCGATCAGCATTGGTAGACGCTTGCAAGATCCCCTTGCCGAACTCGTCAAAATCGATCCGAAGTCTATTGGCGTAGGTCAGTATCAGCATGATGTCGATCAAAAATTGCTGAAAAAGAAACTCGAAGAAACCGTCGAGAGTTGTGTGAACTTTGTCGGCGTAGACCTCAATACAGCTTCTAAAGAACTGCTGACCTTTGTCTCAGGGCTAAGTCCCACAGTTGCCAACAATATCATCACCTACCGCAATCAAAATGGTGCTTTTCGCGATCGCCGCCATCTGCTGAAAGTCCCCAAACTAGGCGCAAAAGCTTTTGAACAAGCAGCAGGATTTTTAAGGATTCGCAATGGCGACAACCCTCTCGACAATACGGCGGTGCATCCCGAAAGCTATCCAGTCGTACAGGCGATCGCCCGTGATCTCAATGTCCCCCTATCGGAAATTGCTCAAGCCGCCAACAAGCTAAAAAAGGTCAATCTCAAGGCATATGTCACCGATGCGATCGGTGAGCCAACCCTGCGGGATATTCTCCGCGAACTCGAAAAACCAGGACGCGACCCCCGTGCTGAGTTTAAATATGCCACCTTTAGTGATGCAATCCAAAAAATCTCTGATTTAAAAATTGGTATGGAGATAGAAGGTATTATTACTAATGTGGCAAACTTTGGCGCATTCGTTGATATTGGCGTGCATCAGGATGGATTAATCCATATTTCGCAATTAGCTGATCGCTTCGTTAGCGATCCAAAGCAGATTGTTAAAGTTGGTCAGGTGGTGAAAGTGCGTGTTTTGGAGGTAAATGAATCTTTAAAACGAATTGGCTTATCGATGAAGCGATAG
- a CDS encoding pentapeptide repeat-containing protein — MGIGKKTIKKASKKVIKKAIAISTIIAITTATSVLAANQSHVDQLVKTKECSECDLPDARLAGADLIGANVRDADLRKADLRGAKLDGAKFMRSNMLGADLRFALLSGADFLNTNLLEAKLEGANLFRANLKYANLERANLSQASLKNADLQFAKLNGAKIDNANLERANLGLAELEKADFTNSRLKRANLRRANFSEVNLTRANLEGASLEGATFAGANLFHTDLRSSKIDSDTFFDPKWFLVWKVVNQRLDGQTLVAADLSGGNFEKANLAGMNMEDANFTQAYLFITNLRRSNLARVKFNEANLRYADLMKANLTEADFAGAQLSDANLEGANLRLANLRESIINEETVLDRKWRIVWDIVNRGGEDLNLRGEDLAGANLRLARLRGARLLDANLSQSDLRGADFVGANLQRANLSGANLTGANLRGAVLQGANFCGATMPDGTVEKCK, encoded by the coding sequence ATGGGTATAGGCAAAAAGACGATCAAAAAGGCGAGCAAAAAAGTGATCAAAAAGGCGATCGCTATTTCCACGATCATCGCCATCACTACGGCAACCTCAGTACTGGCGGCAAATCAAAGCCATGTCGATCAACTGGTTAAAACCAAGGAATGCTCAGAGTGCGATCTTCCCGATGCCAGACTTGCGGGGGCAGATTTGATCGGTGCTAATGTCAGGGATGCCGATCTCCGCAAAGCTGACCTGCGTGGGGCAAAGCTCGATGGGGCAAAATTTATGCGATCAAATATGTTGGGGGCAGATCTCCGCTTTGCTCTGCTATCGGGAGCCGATTTTTTAAATACCAATTTGCTCGAAGCGAAACTCGAAGGGGCAAATCTATTTCGAGCCAATCTGAAATATGCCAATCTCGAACGCGCAAACCTCAGCCAAGCTTCCTTAAAAAATGCCGATCTCCAATTTGCTAAGTTAAATGGAGCGAAAATCGATAATGCTAATCTCGAACGTGCAAACCTAGGACTGGCGGAATTAGAAAAAGCCGATTTTACCAACTCCCGCTTAAAAAGAGCGAATTTACGCCGTGCTAACTTTAGTGAAGTAAATCTCACCAGAGCCAATCTAGAGGGGGCAAGTCTAGAAGGAGCTACCTTTGCAGGGGCAAATTTATTTCACACTGATTTGCGATCGAGCAAAATTGATAGTGATACTTTCTTTGATCCTAAATGGTTTCTCGTCTGGAAAGTCGTGAATCAACGCCTCGATGGTCAAACCCTCGTTGCGGCGGATTTATCGGGTGGAAACTTTGAGAAAGCGAATCTGGCTGGTATGAATATGGAAGATGCCAACTTCACCCAAGCCTATCTCTTTATCACCAATCTCCGCCGCAGTAATCTCGCTCGTGTCAAGTTCAATGAGGCAAATTTACGCTATGCCGATTTGATGAAGGCGAATCTCACGGAAGCTGATTTTGCGGGGGCGCAGTTGTCCGATGCCAATTTGGAAGGAGCGAATCTCCGCCTTGCAAATCTACGAGAGAGCATCATTAATGAAGAGACTGTGCTCGATCGCAAGTGGCGGATCGTCTGGGATATCGTCAATCGTGGCGGCGAAGATCTCAATCTCAGGGGTGAAGACTTGGCAGGAGCCAATTTACGCTTGGCACGTTTGCGAGGGGCGCGACTATTGGATGCAAATCTCAGTCAGTCTGACCTGCGGGGTGCGGATTTTGTTGGAGCAAACTTGCAACGGGCAAATCTCTCAGGGGCAAATCTCACGGGTGCGAATTTGCGAGGTGCGGTGTTGCAGGGTGCAAATTTTTGTGGAGCGACGATGCCTGATGGAACTGTAGAAAAATGCAAGTAA
- a CDS encoding fertility inhibition FinO-like protein: protein MLTSGNLELIIKIDQVPTNVITHQNGWKSFRIKCDERIVNISVRPKVFKRLEEGTAKYGHWTAEISGKMGESTNTGFILEDPIVQVFQKKAKDIQALASEIPVEAS from the coding sequence ATGCTTACTTCAGGAAACCTAGAATTAATCATCAAAATTGATCAAGTACCGACCAATGTTATTACCCATCAAAATGGTTGGAAGTCTTTTAGGATCAAGTGTGATGAACGTATAGTTAATATTTCTGTGCGACCTAAGGTATTCAAAAGGTTAGAAGAGGGTACGGCTAAATACGGTCATTGGACTGCGGAAATATCTGGCAAAATGGGCGAATCAACCAACACTGGTTTCATCCTAGAAGATCCTATTGTGCAGGTCTTTCAAAAAAAGGCAAAGGATATTCAAGCCTTAGCAAGTGAAATTCCCGTTGAGGCAAGTTAA
- a CDS encoding nucleotidyltransferase family protein, which produces MTYQVLTTTNPISLETLRDYRLVIVNLAAQYGACNVRVFGSVARGEADLESDVDFLVDLEMGRSLLDLGGLLMDLQELLGCRVDVVTEKGLRQRIRDRVLREAVAL; this is translated from the coding sequence ATGACTTATCAAGTATTAACAACTACTAATCCCATAAGTTTAGAAACCTTACGTGATTATCGTTTGGTAATTGTGAATTTGGCTGCACAGTATGGGGCTTGCAATGTGCGGGTATTTGGCTCAGTGGCTAGGGGTGAGGCAGATTTGGAGAGTGATGTGGATTTTTTGGTGGATTTGGAAATGGGACGGAGTTTATTGGATTTAGGAGGATTGTTGATGGATTTGCAGGAGCTTTTGGGTTGTCGGGTGGATGTGGTGACGGAAAAGGGTTTAAGGCAAAGGATTAGGGATCGCGTTTTGCGGGAGGCTGTAGCGCTATGA